One part of the Anser cygnoides isolate HZ-2024a breed goose chromosome 9, Taihu_goose_T2T_genome, whole genome shotgun sequence genome encodes these proteins:
- the PID1 gene encoding PTB-containing, cubilin and LRP1-interacting protein isoform X3: MLPASQAAAEVTYLGKVSTTGMQFLSGCTEKPVIELWKKHTLAREDIYPANALLEIRPFQVWLHHLDLKGEATVHMDTFQVARIAYCTADHNISPNVFAWVYREINDDLSYQMDCHAVECESKLEAKKLAHAMMEAFKKTFHSMKSDGRIHRNSSSEEVSHEFESDDG, from the coding sequence GTTACATATTTGGGTAAGGTTTCCACAACAGGGATGCAATTTTTGTCAGGCTGCACAGAGAAACCAGTCATTGAATTATGGAAGAAGCACACGCTCGCCAGGGAGGATATTTACCCAGCTAATGCCCTTCTGGAAATTCGCCCTTTCCAAGTCTGGCTGCATCATCTGGACCTCAAAGGCGAGGCAACAGTCCATATGGATACCTTTCAGGTAGCACGTATAGCCTACTGCACTGCTGACCACAACATCAGCCCAAACGTCTTTGCTTGGGTCTACAGGGAGATCAACGATGACTTGTCCTACCAGATGGACTGCCATGCTGTAGAGTGTGAGAGCAAGCTGGAGGCCAAGAAGCTGGCTCATGCTATGATGGAGGCCTTTAAGAAGACTTTTCACAGCATGAAAAGTGATGGCCGGATCCACAGGAATAGCTCATCAGAGGAAGTGTCTCATGAATTTGAATCTGACGATGGCTGA